The Actinomyces faecalis genome includes the window TGCGGGTACCTGCCGACGTCTCAGTCATCGGCTTCGACGACGTGGACCTCTGCCAGTGGGTCGATCCACCGATGACCACCGTCCACCAGCCCCTGCGGGAGATGGCGCAGGAGGCAACCCGCATGGTCATCGACCTCTCCGAGGACCCGCACGCTCCGCGTCTTGGCATGGAGCTGCCTACGCACCTCGTGGTCCGAGGATCAACCGCTCCACCACCGCGGGTGCCTTAGCCGCCACCCCTGATCGCCACGTGGCATCACGGTGAACCGCTGTGGTTACACGACAGCCTTGAGGTCGACTCTAGGCCGCTGAGAAGGGTGGTCCTGCCTGAATCACTTCAGGCAGGACCACCCCTACGTAGACCGTACATGCATGAAGCATGCAACGAGCCCCGGTCTCAGTCCCTCGCCACACGCACCACCACGGCGTCACCGATGCCAAGGGCGTCCGGACCAGCCAGCAGCCTTCCGCCCAGGCTCGCTGCGACGTCACGGCTGTCTCCCAAGGCCTTGCGACCCCGGTTCGTCAGCGTCCAGTAGTCAGCATCCTTCCCGCGGCGCAGCGAGGCGATGGCCTCACCCTGTACCGCCTCTGGCAGCTCAGCGCCGAGCCCGACCGACTCCGCGAGCTCGCGGACCAGAGCCCCCAGTGCCTCGTCCTGCAGCCGGGTCGACACGTAGGTCGCGCTACCGGCACCCACCTGACGGCGGGTGACCGCCGGAGTGCCACCGGGAATCCCGGGCGCCTCCTCATAACGTCGCAGCACCGCGACGGACTCGTCCGTCACGTCAACCACCTCGCACCAGGTTCTGCCGACGGCGTCGCTCGCTCCTCCGCTAATCCGCACCTGCTCGTCATCAGGCAGCGGAGAGAGCTCCTCAACCTGGACGCCCAGCAGCTCCCGCAGCGCCCCCGGGTACCCACCAAGGAGGACGTGATCGTTCTCGTCAGCGGTGCCGGAAAAGTAGGTGGTCACAAGATGGGTCCCGCCCTCAACCGCCTGCTCCAGCCGCTCACGCAGTGCCTGCGGCACCAGGTGGAGCAGGGGAGCCACGAGCAGGTCGTAGTCACCGAGCTCGTCACGTGAGCTCACCACGTCCACCCGCACGCCCAGGTCCAGCAGCGCCCGGTACCACTCCAGGAGCTGCCCGCGGTAGTCCAGGTGGGTGTGGGGTAGGAATTCCTGGGTCAGTGACCACCAGGACTCGTAGTCGATCACGATCCCCGCCCGAGCACGCACTGAGTCGGATCCAGAAAGCTCTGCCAGCCCCTTCAGGCTCGCTCCCAGCGCCTCCACCTCTCGGAAGAGACGGGAGTCCGCTCCGGCGTGAGGTAGCAGGGCGGCGTGGTACTTCTCCGCGCCGACCCTCGAGGCCCGCCACTGAAAGAAGCAGATCGCGTCCGCCCCGTGTCCCAGGTGGGTCAGGGCGTCACGAGCCAGCTCGCCCGGACGCTTGGGCGGGTTGACCTCACGCCAGTTCACGGCTGAGGTCGAGTGCTCCATGAGCCACCAGGGACGGTGGCCTGCGATCGAGGAGGTCAGGGACGCGGAAAAGGCGAGCTCGTCGATCGCACCTGGTCCAGGCTCGAGGTAGTGGTCGTTGGAGACGAAGTCGACGTCATCAGCCCAACCCGGGTAGTCCATCGCGTTACCATCACCCATCACCATGAAGTTCGTGGTGATCGGGACCTGCGGGGTCACCTCACGCAGAATCTCGCTCTCCGCCCTCAGGTAGTCACGCAGGGCGTCCGAGGAGAAGCGCCTGAAGTCGAGCAGCTGGGTGGGGTTGGGCTCAGAGGCAGCCAGCCGCGGTGGCAGGATCTCCTCGAAGTCGTAGTAGGTCTGGGACCAGAAGGCCGTGCCCCACGCCTCGTTGAGCGCGTCCAGGGACCCGTAGCGCTCCCGCAGCCAGAGGCGGAAGGCGGCTGCGGCGTCGTCCGAGTAGTCAAAGGCGTTGTGGCATCCCAGCTCGTTGTTGACGTGCCAGGCGATCAGCGCTGGGTGGCTGCCGTACCGCTGAGCCAGGCGCTGTGCGAGGTCCAGCGCGTAGCGCCTGAAGATCGGTGAGGTCGGGCGCCACTGCTGGCGGCCTCCCGGCCACAGCGTGTCGCCGGTCCTCGTCACGGGCAGGACTTCCGGGTGGGCACGGGTGAGCCAGGCCGGCGGCGACGCGGTGGAGGTGGCCATGTCGACGTCGATGCCCGCCTGAGCCATCATGTCCATGATCTCGTCGAGCCACTCGAAGTCCCAGGTATCGGGGCCAGGCTGAATGTGGGCCCAGGAGAATACCGGCAGAGTCACCACCGTCACTCCGGCTTGTCCCATCAGGGCGATGTCCTCGGCCCAGACCTCGCGGGGCCACTGGTCCGGGTTGTAGTCAGCCCCGAAGTGAAGTCCTCGCCTGGCACCGTCCAGACCCAGTGGACGTCGAGGGAAGCCGGGAGAAGTGCTGTCGTTGGCGATCATGAGGTCCTTCAAGATGCTGTTGGCTGTTGGGGGCACGTGCGCCGGCAGGCTTAAGACCGGCGGTTCAGGAGCGGAAACGGTTGGCTGTACGGCGGGGCCGGGATGGTGCACGTCCACCCCGGCCCCGCCATCTGTCCGTGGCTGGCGCACGCCAGCCACGTCGTCAGGCGATCGTGAATCCCTGCTGCTTGCCGTAGGTGATGCAGGCGTCACGCCAGGAGGCCAGACCGTCGCTGATGGTGGTCGCGCCCTTGGACGTGTAGGCCTTGCCCACGTGGTCGTTGAAGATCGAGTTCGCGTACACTTGGAAGGGCAGGTAGGTCCATCCCGGCAGCACGTCCTTGGCCGCCTGAGACAGAACCTCATTCGCCTTCTGACCGCCGAAGTACTCGAACTCCTTGCCCAGGAACTCCTCAGACTCCAGCTCAGCGACCGTCGAGGGGAAGGCTCCGCCATCGATACGGACCTGGATACCCTCCTGCGCGGAGCAGAACTGCATGAACGCGTAGGCAAGAGCCTGGTTCTTGGAGTCCTTCATCGCCGCCAGCGAGGAGCCGCCGTTCTCAGCGCAGGCAGGCTTGTCCGCCTCCCAGCGCGGCTGCGGAGCAACCCGCCACTTACCCGAGGCCTGGGGTACGGACGAGATGAAGTTGCCGGGCATCCATGCACCCAGCACCAGCGTCGCGATAGTGCCGTCACCCAGTCCCTGGAACCACTCGTCCGTCCACCCCGAGATCGGGGCGAGCAGGTCCTCCTTGATCATCGTGGTCTGCAACTCGGCGTAACGCTCAGCCTCCGGACCAGAGAAGTCGATGGAGACCTCGGTCCCCTTCACGGAGTACGGACTCACTCCGGCCTGCCATAGGCCGGACAGCGTGGCACCCGCGTCACCGGTGTCAGCCGCGATGTACTTGCTGGGGTCAGCCGCATGGATCTTGCGTGCGGCGTCGAGGTACTCGTCCCAGGTCGTCGGCACCTCGACGCCGAGGGAGGTGAACACCTCTTCGTTATAGAACATAGCCATCGGCCCGGAGTCCAGGGGCAGGCCGTAGACGCCGTCACCGCTGCGCACAGCGCTCCAAGGTCCCTCGGTGAACGTGCCCTCGTACTCGGCGGCCCCGAAGGCGGTGAGGTCCACCAGCGACTCTGAGATAGAGAACTGCTGGAGAGCGAAGTACTCGATCTGCGCGACGTCCGGCCCACCCTTGCCAGCTGACACCGCGTTCTGCAGAGCGGTGTACTGGTCCGCGGAGGTACCGACGTTGGTGACGGTGACCTTGACCTTCGGGTACTTCTCCATGAAGGCCTGGGCGCAGGGCTCGATCGTGTTGTCCCAGGCCCACACGAGGAGCTCTCCGCCCTGCTCAGCGGCGTCGGCCGCAGCCGAGGGATCTGCGTCCGCAGCAGAGCCGGACGAGTCCTTGCTCCCAGAGCCGCAGGCCGCCAGTGCTGCGGAGGCGACTCCCGCCACGGCGACGGCAGAGGTCGCGCGTAGGAACATTCGACGGTTGACAGTCATGGTTGTTTCCTTTCCAGTTCGCACCCTTGCGGTGCTGGTGAGGTGTCAGATGGGGACTGAGAGGGGATGACGACGTCGCAGCGGGCTACTCCTTGACCCCTCCCGTCGCCAGGCCGGCCTGCCAGAAGCGCTGAAGACCGAGGAACGCTGCGATGAGCGGGACGATCGTGAGCAGCGACGCCGTGATGACCAGGTTGAAGATCGCCTCGCCACCGGCCGTGGCAGCCTGTGCGTTCCATGCGTTCAGACCGATCGTCAGGGGGTACCAGTCCGCGTCCTTTAGCATGATGAGCGGAAGGAAGTAGTTGTTCCAGGTTGCCACGATCGCGAACAGGGCGACTGTCACAATGCCAGGCCCCAGGAGAGGGAGGGCGACCTGTCGGAACGTCCGCAACTCGCTCGCCCCGTCGATACGCGCCGCCTCGATCAGCTCAGTGGGCACCGCGTCCCGGGTGAATTGCCACATCAGGTAGAGGCCGAACGGTGAGATGAGCGAGGGGATGATGACTGACCACGGGGTGTTAGTCAGACCCAGCTTGGCGAACATGAGGAACGTGGGCACTGCCAGCGCCGTGCCGGGGACTGCCACCGCCCCGATGACGATAGCGAAGACAGCGTTTTTTCCTGGGAAGTCGAACTTCGCCAGGCCGTATCCCGCGAGCACCGACAGGACCACCGACCCACCGGCGCCGAGCACGACATAGAGCAGCGTATTCACGAACCACCGAAGGAACTGTCCGTCGTTGTAGGTCAGGGTGTCACGGATGTTGTCCCACAAGGCGAAGTCGTTCCCGAACCAGAGCCCGAAGGTTGAGAACAGGTCACCCTGGGTCTTGGTGGAGGAGATGAAGAGCCACAGCAGGGGCAGGTAGGTGTAAATCAGCATGAGGCCCATAGCGAGCGTCAGAGGCCAGCTCTTGCGAGGATTCTCGACGTTGTAGCCGCGGTGGGCGACAGCAGGGTGCGACGTCTTCTTGGTCATTGCTCAGCTCTCCCGACTTCCACGCAGCTGGACCACGTACGCCACCGCCATGGTGATCAGGCCCATGACAATGGCAACCGTCGCGGAGTAGTTGTACTGCTGGCCCGCGAAAGAGAGGTTGTAGGCATAGTAGTTAGGCGTGTAGTAGGTGGTGATTGCGTTCGGCGCCAGGTTCTGAAGGATGGACGGCTCGTTGAACAGCTGGAAGGAACCGATGATCGAGAAGATCGTCGCGATCCCCAGAGCGCCTCGCAGTGCCGGAACCTTGATCGCGGTCACGATCCGCCACTCGCTCGCACCGTCGATCGCTGCTGCCTCGTAGAGGCTGTGCGGGATGGTCTTGAGCGAGGAGTAGAAGATCAGCATGTTGTAGCCAAGGAACTCCCAGGTCACGATGTTGCCGATCGAGACGAGGATGACCTCGGATCCCAGCGGGTCCGGGAGGGAGACCCCCAGCAGGTCCGACAGCGAACCCACGAGCCCGAACCTGTTGCCGTACATAAATCCCCACATCAACGCAGCCACGACGGCCGGGACGGCGTAGGGCATAAAGATCGACACCCTGAAGAACGCGGTGCCCCACAGCTTCAAGGAGTCGATAGCCAATGCCGCCAACAGCGACAGGAAGAGCATGATCGGCACCTGGACCACGAGAAAGAGCGTCACGCGGCGGAAGGCCTCCCAGAACTGAGCGTCCCCGAGGAGTTGGACGTAATTGTCTGCACCGACGAACTGGTTGCCGCCGATCATGCGCTTCTGGAACAGGCTCAGGTAGATCGAGTAGGCGATCGGAGCGAGGAATACAAAGACGAAGACCGCCATGAAGGGGCCCACGAAGCCCCAGCCTGTCCAGCGCCTGCGCTGGCGCCGCGACGGCGCCCGCGTACCGCCGTCCGTGACAGCGCGCGCGGCAAGAGAGTTTACCGACATCTTCGTCCTTCCGTCTCTGCAGTGAGCGAGTGTGCCCCACAGATTTCCAATGTTTACGTCAAAACCACTCGTTGCAATGATGTTCACGTAAACATCTGGGATGGGTGTTACCCTGGCACACGGATCGATACCGTGTCAACTACCACTTCCCAGCGTCAGGAGGTCCCCGTGCCACCCCGGAGACGCCGTCAGGTCTCCATGGCCGACGTTGCTGAGGCCGCAGGAGTCTCACCCCAGACCGTCTCTCGTGTCTCTAACGGCTATGAGGGCGTCGTACCCGCTACCCGCGAGCGCGTGGTCGCCGCCATGAGACAGCTGGGCTACCGTCCTAACGCAGCCGCACGGGCCCTCAAGCGTGGTTCCTTCCGCAACATCGGTGTCGTCATGTTCGACCTGACCACGGTCGGCAACACCTCGACCCTCGCGGCGATCTCGGAGTCAGCTGCCGCCCACGGCTACACCGTGACCCTCCTGTCCCCACAGTCCCGTACGGCGGACTCGCTCTCCGGGGCCTTCAACCGCCTGGAGGAGATGCTCGTCGACGGCGTCATCCTCGTCATGGAGTCCGCTCCGGAAGGGGCAGCAGGCACCTCCTTCGCTCTTCCTGACGTCAGCCACCTGGTCGTCGTGGACTCCGCGCTGGGACCCGATCACGCTGTGGTCGACACTGATCAAGCTGCTGGCACCCGTTCCGCAGTTGAACATCTACTGGCCCTAGGGCACCGCACAGTCCACCACATCACCGGCCCCGCCCACTCATACTCAGCCATACGTCGAGAGACCGCGTGGCGCACCGTGCTGACTGAGGCGGGCCGCGAAATCCCCGCACCCTTGACGGGAAACTGGAGTGCTTCATCCGGATATGCAGCCGGCCGCATACTAATGGAGGACCCCGACTGCACTGCGGTCTTCTGCGCCAACGACGAGATGGCACTGGGCGTGATACACGCAGCCGAGGAGGCTGGACGACGGATCCCGCAGGATCTGTCCATCGTTGGGTTCGATGACATCCCCTTGGCTGCCGACTTCGCGCCTCCACTGACGACTGTCCACCAGGACTTCGCTGGGCTGGGCCGGGTTTGCGTGGCGAGATTGGCTCACATGATCGCCACCGACGAGATCTCCACCGGCATTGAGCTCGTACCAACCTCTCTGACGGTACGCGCATCGACGGCACCACCTCGCCATGACAGAGCACATATCCGCCACACACACTCTCCAGCCTGACAACTGGCAGCAGTCTTCACTCATCTACTTGAGTAGATCCTTGCACCCTTGACGCCTACCCCTCACATACGCGAGGATGCTCACATCCAATAATGGTTGCGTAACCATCATTGGAATACCAGACGTTGACTCAAGGGAGAGAACTGATGCTGACGCGTTCCCTACGTCGTCGGTTCCTGTCGTTCCTCGCCATCACTGCATTGGCAGGAACCGGAGCCGTCGCGCTGATACCCCCCACCCAGGCAACTGCCGCCACACCGGATGTCACCATTACCCCCAACCCGAGTTACCAGTCAGAAGCCTTCGAAGGATGGGGCACTTCCCTAGCATGGTTTGCCAATGCCACTGGCGATTACCCAGACGATGTCCGTAACACGCTGAGGGAGGCGGTCTTCGGAGAAGATGGCCTGAATCTCAACATCGCGCGATACAACATTGGCGGCGGCGACGCCTCCGACGTCCCTCCCTATCTAAGACCTGGAGGTGCCGTCGAAGGGTGGTGGAACCCACAGCTCGAGGCCACCGACTCCCAGGGGCCAATCACTTCAACCTACGCCGACCGTGAGCGCTATCGCTCAGCCTGGGACGGGGATGACCTGGCGTCCTACAACCTTAAAGCCGATGGGACCCAGCGCTGGTGGATTGACGCCTTGAAGAAGGACATCACCAAGTGGGAGGCCTTCTCCAACTCACCACCTTATTTCCTCACTGCTTCAGGTTTTGTCTCCGGCGGTCGTAATAACGCGACCTCCGAACAGCTGGCTGAGGCAGACATGGAAGCCTTTGCAGATTACCTTGTCGCCGTTGTGGACGAGTTAGAAAAGGTTCACGGTATCTCCTTCGCCACCATTGACCCCTTCAACGAACCCAACACCAACTACTGGCAAAGCCGTATCGGGGCCAACGGATGGCCAACCTCAGAGTCCCGCCAAGAGGGGGCGCACATTGGCCCCCGTGCCCAGGACAAGATGATCCAGGTCCTAGCCTCACGCCTGGCCGAGAACGGGACTCAGACCAAGGCGATCATCTCCGCCATGGATGAGACCAACCCCTCGACCTTCGTACGTAACTGGCAGGCCTACTCGGCCGATGCCCGTCAAGCTGTGGGCCAGTACAACGTTCACACCTACAGCACCAGCGACCGCCAGGTAGTCCGCGATATCTCTAAGGTCGAGAACACCAATCTGTGGATGAGCGAGGTTGAGGGCGACTGGAGTCCAGGCAAGGGCTTAGACCTAAGCGAGATGGGCAATGGCTTGGGAATGGCCCAGCGTATTGCCGACGACCTGCGCGAGCTGGAGCCACGTGCCTGGGTCTTCTGGCAGCCGGTTGAGGATCTTTACAACATGGAGAAGGTGGAGAAGCTGAACTGGGGGTCAGTCCTTATTGACTTTGACTGCGACGCCAACGGCAACTCCGCTCGCCGCTTGGCTGATGGCGATGCGGATCCTTCATGCAAAGTGCTGACCAACTCCAAGTACAACACAGTTCGTAACT containing:
- a CDS encoding beta-galactosidase — protein: MIANDSTSPGFPRRPLGLDGARRGLHFGADYNPDQWPREVWAEDIALMGQAGVTVVTLPVFSWAHIQPGPDTWDFEWLDEIMDMMAQAGIDVDMATSTASPPAWLTRAHPEVLPVTRTGDTLWPGGRQQWRPTSPIFRRYALDLAQRLAQRYGSHPALIAWHVNNELGCHNAFDYSDDAAAAFRLWLRERYGSLDALNEAWGTAFWSQTYYDFEEILPPRLAASEPNPTQLLDFRRFSSDALRDYLRAESEILREVTPQVPITTNFMVMGDGNAMDYPGWADDVDFVSNDHYLEPGPGAIDELAFSASLTSSIAGHRPWWLMEHSTSAVNWREVNPPKRPGELARDALTHLGHGADAICFFQWRASRVGAEKYHAALLPHAGADSRLFREVEALGASLKGLAELSGSDSVRARAGIVIDYESWWSLTQEFLPHTHLDYRGQLLEWYRALLDLGVRVDVVSSRDELGDYDLLVAPLLHLVPQALRERLEQAVEGGTHLVTTYFSGTADENDHVLLGGYPGALRELLGVQVEELSPLPDDEQVRISGGASDAVGRTWCEVVDVTDESVAVLRRYEEAPGIPGGTPAVTRRQVGAGSATYVSTRLQDEALGALVRELAESVGLGAELPEAVQGEAIASLRRGKDADYWTLTNRGRKALGDSRDVAASLGGRLLAGPDALGIGDAVVVRVARD
- a CDS encoding ABC transporter substrate-binding protein, with amino-acid sequence MTVNRRMFLRATSAVAVAGVASAALAACGSGSKDSSGSAADADPSAAADAAEQGGELLVWAWDNTIEPCAQAFMEKYPKVKVTVTNVGTSADQYTALQNAVSAGKGGPDVAQIEYFALQQFSISESLVDLTAFGAAEYEGTFTEGPWSAVRSGDGVYGLPLDSGPMAMFYNEEVFTSLGVEVPTTWDEYLDAARKIHAADPSKYIAADTGDAGATLSGLWQAGVSPYSVKGTEVSIDFSGPEAERYAELQTTMIKEDLLAPISGWTDEWFQGLGDGTIATLVLGAWMPGNFISSVPQASGKWRVAPQPRWEADKPACAENGGSSLAAMKDSKNQALAYAFMQFCSAQEGIQVRIDGGAFPSTVAELESEEFLGKEFEYFGGQKANEVLSQAAKDVLPGWTYLPFQVYANSIFNDHVGKAYTSKGATTISDGLASWRDACITYGKQQGFTIA
- a CDS encoding carbohydrate ABC transporter permease, which translates into the protein MTKKTSHPAVAHRGYNVENPRKSWPLTLAMGLMLIYTYLPLLWLFISSTKTQGDLFSTFGLWFGNDFALWDNIRDTLTYNDGQFLRWFVNTLLYVVLGAGGSVVLSVLAGYGLAKFDFPGKNAVFAIVIGAVAVPGTALAVPTFLMFAKLGLTNTPWSVIIPSLISPFGLYLMWQFTRDAVPTELIEAARIDGASELRTFRQVALPLLGPGIVTVALFAIVATWNNYFLPLIMLKDADWYPLTIGLNAWNAQAATAGGEAIFNLVITASLLTIVPLIAAFLGLQRFWQAGLATGGVKE
- a CDS encoding carbohydrate ABC transporter permease — its product is MSVNSLAARAVTDGGTRAPSRRQRRRWTGWGFVGPFMAVFVFVFLAPIAYSIYLSLFQKRMIGGNQFVGADNYVQLLGDAQFWEAFRRVTLFLVVQVPIMLFLSLLAALAIDSLKLWGTAFFRVSIFMPYAVPAVVAALMWGFMYGNRFGLVGSLSDLLGVSLPDPLGSEVILVSIGNIVTWEFLGYNMLIFYSSLKTIPHSLYEAAAIDGASEWRIVTAIKVPALRGALGIATIFSIIGSFQLFNEPSILQNLAPNAITTYYTPNYYAYNLSFAGQQYNYSATVAIVMGLITMAVAYVVQLRGSRES
- a CDS encoding LacI family DNA-binding transcriptional regulator, whose amino-acid sequence is MSTTTSQRQEVPVPPRRRRQVSMADVAEAAGVSPQTVSRVSNGYEGVVPATRERVVAAMRQLGYRPNAAARALKRGSFRNIGVVMFDLTTVGNTSTLAAISESAAAHGYTVTLLSPQSRTADSLSGAFNRLEEMLVDGVILVMESAPEGAAGTSFALPDVSHLVVVDSALGPDHAVVDTDQAAGTRSAVEHLLALGHRTVHHITGPAHSYSAIRRETAWRTVLTEAGREIPAPLTGNWSASSGYAAGRILMEDPDCTAVFCANDEMALGVIHAAEEAGRRIPQDLSIVGFDDIPLAADFAPPLTTVHQDFAGLGRVCVARLAHMIATDEISTGIELVPTSLTVRASTAPPRHDRAHIRHTHSPA